The Arcobacter lacus genome segment TAGCTTTATTTATATATTTTACTTCATTTTCTTGAACACAAGCAACGTTAAATCCACCCATAACTGCTGGAGTTATATTATCTGGATGACTTTCATAAGCAAGTGCTAAATTCAATAATTTATCTCTTTCTAATTTTATTCCTTCTATTGCATAAGCACTTGCAATTGCTGAAACAATAACAGCAGAAGAACTTCCTAAACCTCTTGATAAAGGAATTTCATTTTGAAATTCAAATCTAAAAAATCTTTTTTTATGAGATAAATTTTGATAAAAATCATTAAAAATAGAGATAAACATATTATTATCTTTAAGTGCTGGATTGTTTGCACCTTCACCTTTTAATGATACACTATGAAACTTTGAAGGTCTAATAATTACTTGATTTTTTAATGATACTGCAAGACCTAAACAATCAAATCCTGGTCCTAAATTTGCACTCGTAGCTGGAACGCTTACTTTCATAATGGAGTTTTCCTTTAAACAGCTGGTAAATTATAAATTGGCAGCGTTTCTTTATTAAAATTATATTTTTCTATACACATAGGTAATTTAAAGTCGCAGATTATACAATCTTTTTCTAAAAAATCTACTTTAAGGTTATTTGTTTCATTTATAAAGTATTTTTGACCTAAAGCTTTTATTGGTGAATTATTATTGAATTCAAATCCACTTATTGAGTTAAATTCTATATTTTTTGTAAGGCAAACGGTTTTTAAAAATATATAAGCTACTTTAATAGCCATAAAAGAACCAGGTGTGTTAACATAGATTATTTTTTCTATTTGGTATTCATTTAAAAGTTTTTGAAAAAGAGTCGGTAAAACATCACTTGTTTTACCATCTAATTTATACTCTTTGATTAGTTTTTTATTTTCATAAATTCCTATTAATAAAGGATTTGAAATAGTTATAACTAAAATTTCTATCAATTTTATAAACTTTCAACTTTTGAATAAGCCATTTCAAATACACTAGCTTCACTACTAGCTTCTTCTAAATCAATTATTTCATAGTTTGCTTCATCTTCATAAAGTTTTTTAGTTAATAAATGGTTTAAATGATGGCTTCCAGCAACCGCATCATATTCACCAACTAAAGTATATTCTAAAAGTGCCATATCACCAATTGCATCTAAGATTTTATGTCTAACAAATTCATCATCAAATCTTAAACCTTCTGGATTTAAAACTTTTGTTTTATCAAGTACAATAGCATTTTCCATAGAACCACCTTGTGCTAATCCTATACTTCTTAAATATTGTACTTCATGTAAAAATCCAAAAGTTCTTGCACGACTAATATTATTTTTATATTCTTCAATTGAGTAGTCAAAATGGAACTTTTGTTTTCCAATAGCAGGATGTTCAAAATTTATTTCAAAATCATAAACTATTCTATCTGATGGTTTTAAAGTTACTCTTTTTCCATCTTCTGTTGTGATTTCAATCTCTTTTTTGATTTTTATAGCTTTTTTACTTTTTTCTAACTCTTTTATTCCAG includes the following:
- the lpxC gene encoding UDP-3-O-acyl-N-acetylglucosamine deacetylase is translated as MKQRTIAKNVDIVGIGLHKGVPVKMRLEPLDSDMGIIFYRSDAGVTIPVKKEFVVDTKMATVIGKDGVVISTIEHLLSAIYAYGIDNLRIVLDNDEVPVLDGSSAGYCMLIEEAGIKELEKSKKAIKIKKEIEITTEDGKRVTLKPSDRIVYDFEINFEHPAIGKQKFHFDYSIEEYKNNISRARTFGFLHEVQYLRSIGLAQGGSMENAIVLDKTKVLNPEGLRFDDEFVRHKILDAIGDMALLEYTLVGEYDAVAGSHHLNHLLTKKLYEDEANYEIIDLEEASSEASVFEMAYSKVESL
- the thrB gene encoding homoserine kinase, which gives rise to MKVSVPATSANLGPGFDCLGLAVSLKNQVIIRPSKFHSVSLKGEGANNPALKDNNMFISIFNDFYQNLSHKKRFFRFEFQNEIPLSRGLGSSSAVIVSAIASAYAIEGIKLERDKLLNLALAYESHPDNITPAVMGGFNVACVQENEVKYINKAIPKSLKAVIVVPNRAISTAMSRKALPFKYSKEDTIFNISHSSLLTAAFMSENWEMLKHASNDQVHQKYRMKQMPELFDVQKTALKEGALMSTLSGSGSTLFSMAYTDDSRNLEKALKSKFPHFRVFVVDFDNTGVKIEL